The following are from one region of the Lacinutrix sp. Bg11-31 genome:
- a CDS encoding aldehyde dehydrogenase, with protein sequence MENIKNYINGKFMLPIANGWIDNYNPSNGEVYGQIPNSTKEDVENAYIAAKSAFPSWSQTSIEERSRILIKISELIEANLQRFAEAESKDNGKPISLAKAVDIPRAASNFRFFGNAITQFASESHESVGQAINYTLRQPIGVVGCISPWNLPLYLFTWKIAPAIAAGNCVVAKPSEVTPMTAYLLGEICNEAGLPKGVLNIVHGLGGSTGQAIIEHEDIKAISFTGGTATGAHIAKVAAPMFKKLSLELGGKNPNIIFADCDYDDMLDTTVRSSFANQGQICLCGSRIFVEASIYEKFKKDFVVKVKALKVGHPSEASTNIGALVSKPHIEKVKEYINIAKAENGTILCGGNEVTVKGYENGYYLEPTVIEVPNDECRVNQEEIFGPVVTIMPFNTEDEVLKMANKVKYGLSATLWTNNLKRTMKMSNELQAGIVWVNTWMMRDLRTPFGGVKASGVGREGGFEALRFFTEAKNVCIKY encoded by the coding sequence ATGGAAAACATAAAAAACTACATAAATGGAAAATTTATGCTTCCCATTGCTAATGGGTGGATAGACAACTACAATCCTAGCAATGGAGAAGTTTACGGGCAAATTCCTAACTCGACAAAAGAAGATGTAGAAAACGCATATATAGCTGCAAAATCTGCTTTTCCTAGTTGGTCACAAACTAGTATCGAAGAACGTAGTAGAATACTAATAAAAATTTCAGAGTTAATAGAAGCCAATTTACAACGCTTCGCGGAAGCAGAAAGTAAAGACAACGGAAAACCTATTAGCTTAGCAAAAGCAGTAGATATACCAAGAGCAGCAAGTAACTTTCGTTTTTTCGGAAATGCAATCACACAGTTTGCAAGCGAAAGTCACGAAAGCGTTGGACAAGCCATAAATTACACCTTACGTCAACCTATTGGTGTTGTGGGTTGTATTTCACCTTGGAACCTTCCACTTTATTTATTTACATGGAAAATCGCTCCAGCAATTGCAGCAGGAAATTGCGTGGTTGCCAAACCAAGCGAAGTAACACCAATGACCGCTTATTTATTAGGTGAGATTTGTAACGAAGCAGGACTCCCAAAAGGTGTTTTAAATATTGTGCATGGACTTGGCGGCTCTACAGGACAAGCCATTATAGAACATGAAGACATAAAAGCAATTAGCTTTACAGGAGGAACAGCAACAGGAGCGCATATTGCAAAAGTAGCAGCTCCAATGTTTAAAAAATTATCGTTAGAATTAGGAGGCAAAAACCCAAACATCATTTTTGCAGATTGCGATTATGATGATATGTTAGACACAACAGTACGTTCATCATTTGCCAATCAAGGACAGATTTGCTTATGTGGAAGCCGCATTTTTGTGGAAGCTTCTATTTACGAGAAATTTAAAAAAGATTTTGTTGTCAAAGTGAAGGCTTTAAAAGTCGGGCATCCATCTGAAGCTTCAACTAATATTGGAGCATTAGTATCCAAACCACATATAGAAAAAGTAAAAGAATATATAAATATCGCTAAAGCGGAAAATGGAACAATCCTTTGCGGAGGAAATGAAGTGACTGTAAAAGGTTATGAAAACGGTTACTATCTAGAACCTACAGTTATTGAAGTTCCAAACGATGAATGCAGAGTGAACCAAGAAGAAATTTTTGGACCTGTAGTTACCATTATGCCTTTTAATACAGAAGACGAAGTCTTAAAAATGGCAAATAAAGTAAAGTATGGTTTGTCTGCAACACTATGGACAAACAACTTAAAACGTACCATGAAAATGAGTAACGAATTACAAGCTGGTATAGTTTGGGTTAACACTTGGATGATGCGCGATTTGCGTACACCTTTTGGTGGTGTAAAAGCTTCAGGAGTTGGACGTGAAGGTGGTTTTGAAGCCTTACGCTTTTTTACCGAAGCTAAGAATGTTTGTATAAAATATTAG
- a CDS encoding short-chain dehydrogenase, translated as MRKVIFIFILILCSCSTEDKTDEALIEKDKQTLIENLDAGKVAGYKFGKILIRASAKKDSTFYSQDETKIDAEEFIKFKTNLDNTFKKLEKLSENEELSVLEYISIYRDYKKMQDFIMETDEDLFPTLTEALNNTYGDSSQNEPYLTGLKKKEAEAFEHAILSAIVLLSKDLGKEVALYECSKTQPEFLADSELKTLIQYFRGFVFFEKGLNYLSEDEITRNINWLDENQDVDLPLTRAMFKWGNLDNKQTHIGFHSINHLFRGFNRLMMDREIDEQRALEDFEVFLSDSKKLGVDNEIVWSIETYLYLKNEDNEKAIVSLQKLKTSVFVSSSDKTNIDESIDYLKNREPDKVLNGFYDKYFLSKIATKYIFSILSAIDWEKVLIENDVSHTKEIFEMIETLKILSQKIDDQLSGKALEEAGESLKNKSNSLFNKAKGLFYDE; from the coding sequence ATGAGAAAAGTAATATTTATATTCATACTAATTTTATGTAGTTGCTCTACAGAAGATAAAACAGATGAGGCACTTATAGAAAAAGATAAACAGACACTTATTGAAAATCTAGATGCTGGAAAAGTAGCAGGTTATAAGTTTGGTAAAATATTAATTAGAGCATCTGCAAAGAAGGACTCTACCTTTTATTCGCAAGACGAAACTAAAATAGATGCAGAAGAATTTATAAAGTTTAAAACCAATTTAGATAATACATTTAAAAAACTAGAGAAGCTAAGTGAAAATGAAGAGCTCTCAGTTTTGGAGTATATTTCTATATATCGCGATTATAAAAAAATGCAAGATTTTATAATGGAAACAGATGAAGATTTGTTCCCAACACTAACCGAAGCATTAAATAATACATATGGAGATTCATCTCAAAACGAACCTTATTTAACAGGTCTTAAAAAGAAAGAAGCAGAGGCTTTTGAGCATGCTATTTTAAGTGCAATTGTTTTATTAAGTAAAGATTTGGGTAAAGAAGTTGCTTTGTATGAATGCTCAAAAACACAACCCGAATTTTTAGCAGATTCAGAACTTAAAACACTTATTCAATATTTTAGAGGTTTTGTTTTTTTTGAAAAAGGATTAAACTACCTTTCTGAAGATGAGATTACCAGAAATATAAATTGGCTCGATGAGAATCAAGATGTAGATTTACCTTTAACAAGAGCAATGTTTAAATGGGGAAATTTAGATAACAAACAAACACATATTGGTTTTCATTCTATAAATCATCTATTCAGAGGTTTTAATAGACTTATGATGGATAGAGAAATAGATGAGCAACGAGCACTTGAAGATTTTGAGGTGTTTTTATCCGATTCAAAAAAACTAGGAGTAGATAATGAAATTGTTTGGTCTATTGAAACTTATTTATATCTTAAAAATGAAGACAACGAAAAAGCAATAGTATCGCTACAAAAATTAAAAACAAGTGTATTTGTATCTAGTAGTGATAAAACTAATATTGATGAGTCGATAGACTATTTAAAAAACAGAGAACCAGACAAAGTCTTAAATGGTTTTTATGATAAATATTTTTTAAGTAAAATAGCAACAAAATATATCTTTTCAATATTATCTGCTATTGATTGGGAAAAAGTATTAATTGAAAATGATGTTTCGCATACCAAAGAAATTTTTGAAATGATAGAGACTTTAAAAATACTATCACAAAAAATAGATGATCAATTAAGCGGTAAAGCATTAGAAGAAGCAGGTGAATCGTTAAAAAATAAAAGTAATAGCTTATTTAATAAAGCAAAAGGGCTATTTTATGATGAGTAA
- a CDS encoding RidA family protein: protein MEGTKVTPRGAYPHVKQVGDFIFVSGTSSRRADNSIAGVDIIDEMGTKKLNSYTQTQEVLKNIDTNLKKVGASLKDVVDVTSFLVNMNDFADYNKAYAEFFDKETGPTRTTVAVHQLPHPDLVVEIKVMAYKKS, encoded by the coding sequence ATGGAAGGAACAAAGGTAACACCAAGAGGAGCATATCCACACGTAAAACAAGTGGGCGATTTCATTTTCGTTTCAGGAACAAGTTCTCGTAGAGCAGATAACAGTATTGCTGGAGTTGATATTATCGACGAAATGGGAACCAAAAAACTAAACTCCTACACACAAACGCAAGAAGTTTTAAAAAACATAGACACCAATCTTAAAAAAGTTGGAGCCAGTTTAAAAGACGTTGTAGATGTTACTTCATTTTTAGTAAACATGAATGACTTTGCAGATTACAACAAAGCTTACGCTGAGTTTTTTGACAAAGAAACTGGGCCAACCAGAACAACTGTTGCAGTACATCAATTACCACATCCCGATTTGGTGGTGGAGATTAAGGTTATGGCTTATAAGAAATCTTAA
- a CDS encoding SDR family oxidoreductase, with the protein MNLNLNNKYALVCGSTAGIGKATAMALAEEGVQVTLIARNEDKLKATLKELPQHRDHNYIVADFSDPSELKYKVSEYVSNHHGFHILVNNTGGPKGGPAFSAHVDEFEAAFTQHLKCNHVLAQAVVPFMKDEKFGRIINVISTSVKQPLDGLGVSNTIRGAVANWSKTLANELGQFGITVNNVLPGATGTDRLAEIIKNKSAKSGNTEEESANTMKSAVPAKRFAKPEELADAITFLASERAAYINGINLPVDGGRTKSL; encoded by the coding sequence ATGAATCTAAACTTAAACAATAAATACGCATTAGTTTGCGGAAGTACAGCAGGAATAGGAAAAGCAACAGCAATGGCATTAGCCGAAGAAGGTGTGCAAGTAACGCTTATTGCTAGAAACGAAGATAAATTAAAAGCGACTTTAAAAGAGTTACCACAACATAGAGACCACAATTACATAGTTGCAGATTTTTCTGATCCTTCGGAATTAAAATATAAAGTTTCAGAATATGTTTCTAATCATCATGGCTTTCATATTTTGGTAAATAATACTGGTGGACCAAAAGGAGGGCCTGCTTTTTCTGCTCACGTAGATGAATTTGAAGCAGCTTTTACACAACACTTAAAATGCAACCATGTATTAGCACAAGCGGTTGTTCCGTTTATGAAAGATGAAAAATTTGGTCGTATTATTAACGTTATTTCAACGTCTGTTAAACAGCCTTTAGATGGTCTTGGTGTAAGTAATACCATTCGTGGTGCAGTTGCCAATTGGAGTAAGACGTTAGCTAACGAGCTTGGACAGTTTGGTATTACTGTAAATAACGTGTTGCCAGGAGCAACAGGAACAGATCGTTTGGCTGAAATTATTAAAAACAAATCGGCTAAATCTGGAAATACAGAAGAGGAATCTGCAAATACCATGAAAAGTGCAGTACCTGCAAAACGTTTTGCTAAGCCAGAAGAATTAGCAGATGCTATTACGTTTCTAGCGAGCGAGCGTGCAGCATATATTAACGGAATTAATCTTCCGGTTGATGGCGGAAGAACGAAGTCTTTATAA
- a CDS encoding S8 family serine peptidase: MKTNTFKLLLVALVIMSSCAKDTTNDFQEEAQQLADQSKPLTIQEINAEIETQINKGEEFDWKNESDHFIWSAVIHGDNILTIGYGSENESFSENRTSALETKKDAILKIVESKENYKRGKETVVEHEIINVIDVKVENFETIKVLRKTEGIRYLEPNGYNHYAQDEVNNLRLSSSGCNKNGESINSAHYTTINPNNAQVSWHFNEHNIPQAWNYSTGAGVTIGLIDTGVSQSQSLLNGNGFKDGYSSNSRYIQKYGTFIDSNWWWSSNYDGVHDKCGHGTAMASTISAPRNDNGMPVGVAYNANLVAYRATEDVLLNDYHERKGVSKALIALGNRSDVKIISMSIGYLWSIGNIKDAVKYANSKGKLIFAAGGTSTSFTNGYGVIFPATMSETVAVTGVTDGSNYERCNVCHSGSKIDFTIIMEGDNNTSKAPPVLGFYNNQRRYSGGSSVATATTAGIAALVWAKHPTWSKIQVLNKLKQSADLYPNKSSSFGYGNIDALQAVQ; encoded by the coding sequence ATGAAAACCAATACCTTCAAGCTACTTCTAGTAGCACTAGTTATCATGTCGTCTTGTGCAAAAGACACGACAAACGATTTTCAAGAAGAAGCACAACAACTTGCAGACCAATCTAAACCATTAACCATTCAAGAAATTAATGCCGAAATTGAAACACAAATCAATAAAGGTGAAGAATTTGACTGGAAAAATGAATCAGACCATTTTATTTGGAGTGCTGTTATTCATGGCGATAATATTTTAACTATTGGTTATGGAAGCGAAAATGAAAGTTTCAGCGAAAACCGCACTTCTGCATTAGAAACAAAAAAAGACGCTATTTTAAAAATTGTTGAAAGTAAAGAAAACTACAAACGAGGAAAAGAAACTGTTGTAGAGCATGAAATAATTAATGTTATCGATGTTAAAGTTGAAAACTTCGAAACAATAAAAGTGCTTAGAAAAACAGAAGGTATTCGTTATTTAGAGCCTAATGGATATAATCATTATGCTCAAGATGAAGTTAATAATCTTAGATTATCAAGTTCAGGTTGCAATAAAAATGGAGAATCTATAAATAGCGCACATTACACTACTATTAATCCAAATAACGCGCAAGTTTCATGGCATTTTAATGAACATAATATTCCTCAAGCATGGAATTATAGTACAGGAGCTGGAGTAACTATAGGATTAATAGACACAGGTGTTTCTCAATCTCAGTCACTTTTAAATGGTAACGGGTTTAAAGATGGTTACTCTTCTAATTCAAGGTATATTCAAAAATACGGAACCTTTATAGACTCCAATTGGTGGTGGTCTAGCAATTACGATGGAGTACACGATAAATGTGGTCACGGTACAGCAATGGCCTCTACAATTTCAGCACCACGTAATGATAACGGAATGCCAGTTGGTGTAGCTTACAATGCAAATTTAGTAGCTTATAGAGCGACAGAAGATGTGTTATTAAACGATTACCATGAACGCAAAGGTGTTTCTAAAGCTTTAATTGCTTTAGGGAATAGAAGTGATGTAAAAATAATCTCTATGTCTATTGGTTACCTATGGTCTATTGGTAATATTAAAGATGCTGTTAAATATGCAAATAGTAAAGGGAAGCTTATTTTTGCTGCAGGAGGTACTTCTACTAGTTTCACTAATGGTTATGGTGTTATTTTCCCTGCAACCATGAGTGAAACAGTTGCAGTAACAGGAGTAACAGATGGTAGTAACTACGAAAGATGCAACGTTTGCCACAGTGGTAGTAAAATAGATTTCACTATTATTATGGAAGGAGACAATAATACTAGTAAAGCGCCACCTGTTTTAGGGTTTTACAACAACCAGAGACGTTATTCTGGTGGTTCGTCTGTAGCAACAGCAACTACTGCTGGTATTGCTGCTTTAGTTTGGGCTAAACATCCAACTTGGAGTAAAATTCAAGTATTAAATAAATTAAAGCAATCTGCAGATTTATACCCTAACAAAAGCTCAAGTTTTGGTTATGGGAATATTGATGCTTTACAAGCTGTACAGTAA
- a CDS encoding amidohydrolase family protein, giving the protein MEKRKLRINGHSHLLPYPEEIPQFMQDKEIFWVDKDRKFMLQKDWNRPITDSSFFLDEKLAWMERFKIDHAVVLNLSQLYGNGLRVEEMKQALKFQNDFNAKVQRENPSKFTCGFVVHPGFVRGACWEIERCVEELGLQLLCLPTHYMDTIGTWRCIFDEENEPIFELANKYNLAVEIHPYDGEKFIKLENTSWRFHLIWMLAQCADAYHFLTLNGYQDKYPNMRTCFAHGGQLAQINLGRRIQGFDGRPDLFEGKSHPRKAVGHKNIFFDTLVHDTGGLDLLLKNQGSKQVLMGLDDPYPLGEMESEKQSSYPGKILDLAIERKIITETERDAIWEDNVIQWLCGDDQAAKDKLVKRILG; this is encoded by the coding sequence ATGGAAAAACGTAAACTTAGAATTAACGGTCACTCACATCTATTACCTTATCCAGAGGAAATCCCTCAGTTTATGCAAGACAAAGAAATTTTTTGGGTGGATAAAGATCGAAAATTCATGCTTCAAAAAGATTGGAACAGACCAATTACAGATTCTAGTTTTTTTTTAGATGAAAAACTAGCTTGGATGGAGCGTTTTAAAATTGACCATGCAGTTGTTTTAAACTTATCGCAATTATATGGTAACGGTTTGCGTGTGGAAGAAATGAAGCAGGCTCTTAAGTTTCAAAACGATTTTAATGCTAAAGTACAGCGAGAAAACCCAAGTAAATTTACTTGTGGTTTTGTGGTACATCCTGGTTTTGTTCGTGGAGCGTGCTGGGAAATTGAACGTTGTGTAGAAGAGTTAGGTCTGCAATTGCTTTGTTTGCCAACTCATTATATGGATACTATTGGAACTTGGCGTTGTATTTTTGATGAAGAAAATGAGCCTATTTTTGAACTGGCTAATAAATATAATTTAGCTGTAGAAATTCATCCTTACGATGGTGAGAAATTTATAAAATTAGAAAACACGTCTTGGCGTTTTCATTTAATATGGATGTTAGCACAATGTGCAGATGCATACCACTTTTTAACTTTAAACGGTTATCAAGACAAGTATCCAAATATGAGAACTTGTTTTGCTCATGGTGGACAATTAGCACAAATAAATTTAGGACGACGTATTCAAGGTTTTGATGGTAGACCAGATTTATTTGAAGGGAAAAGCCATCCCAGAAAAGCGGTTGGACATAAAAACATCTTTTTCGATACTTTAGTACACGATACTGGCGGATTAGATTTATTATTAAAAAACCAAGGTTCTAAACAAGTTTTAATGGGACTTGATGATCCTTATCCTTTAGGAGAAATGGAAAGTGAAAAACAAAGTTCTTATCCTGGTAAAATTTTAGATTTAGCAATAGAAAGAAAAATTATTACAGAAACAGAACGTGATGCTATTTGGGAAGATAACGTTATACAATGGTTATGTGGAGACGATCAAGCAGCTAAAGATAAATTAGTAAAACGAATTTTAGGTTAA
- a CDS encoding O-methyltransferase, with product MHFIPEKLDDYVVAHSENEPELLQQLTRDTFRKILQPRMSSGPYQGRVLSMISKLINPKHILEIGTFTGYSTLCLAEGLQLNGTLDTIDINEELFDFQREFFDKSEYGTQINQHLGNALEIIPELNKTFDLVFIDADKDNYVNYFNLIIDKMNPGGIILSDNVLWSGKVIEVLNPKDKMTKAVLEYNTLLKEDKRVETVVLPIRDGLTISRKL from the coding sequence ATGCATTTTATACCAGAAAAATTAGACGACTACGTAGTAGCGCATTCTGAAAACGAACCCGAATTACTACAACAATTAACACGCGATACTTTTAGGAAAATATTACAACCTCGCATGTCTAGTGGACCTTATCAAGGTCGTGTTTTGAGTATGATTTCTAAATTAATTAATCCGAAACATATTCTAGAAATAGGAACTTTTACCGGTTATTCAACTTTGTGTTTGGCCGAAGGTTTACAACTTAACGGAACTCTTGATACTATAGATATAAATGAAGAACTCTTTGATTTTCAACGTGAGTTTTTCGATAAGTCTGAATACGGAACACAAATAAATCAGCATTTAGGAAACGCTTTAGAGATTATTCCGGAGCTTAATAAAACCTTTGATTTAGTTTTTATAGATGCCGATAAGGATAACTATGTTAATTATTTCAACTTAATTATCGATAAAATGAATCCTGGTGGAATTATATTATCTGATAATGTTTTATGGAGCGGAAAAGTAATTGAAGTGCTTAATCCTAAAGACAAAATGACGAAAGCTGTTTTAGAATATAACACACTTTTAAAAGAAGACAAAAGAGTAGAAACGGTAGTTTTACCTATTCGTGATGGCTTAACTATTAGTAGAAAATTGTAA
- a CDS encoding 3-hydroxyanthranilate 3,4-dioxygenase, translating into MSKLVSPLNFKAWIEENRHLLKPPVGNKCVWKDGDFIVMVVGGPNNRKDYHYNETPEFFYQLEGDMVLKIMDGDTPKDVHINEGDIYLLPPKVPHSPQRGENTVGLVIEYPRSKKMKDALVWYCENCNEKLYKKKFKLDNIETDMPVIFDKFYNNEEKRTCKKCSTVMQPPSKIK; encoded by the coding sequence ATGAGTAAATTAGTTTCTCCTTTAAATTTTAAAGCCTGGATTGAAGAAAATAGACACCTTTTAAAACCACCTGTTGGCAATAAATGCGTTTGGAAAGATGGCGATTTTATTGTTATGGTTGTTGGTGGACCAAATAATAGAAAGGATTACCACTATAACGAAACACCAGAGTTTTTCTACCAGCTAGAAGGCGATATGGTTTTAAAAATAATGGATGGAGACACACCTAAAGATGTGCATATTAATGAAGGTGATATTTATTTATTACCTCCTAAAGTACCGCATTCTCCGCAACGTGGTGAAAACACAGTAGGCTTAGTAATTGAGTATCCTCGATCTAAAAAAATGAAGGATGCTTTAGTTTGGTATTGCGAAAATTGTAATGAAAAACTATATAAGAAAAAGTTTAAACTTGATAATATTGAAACTGATATGCCAGTGATTTTTGATAAGTTTTATAACAATGAAGAAAAACGTACTTGTAAAAAATGCAGTACAGTTATGCAACCACCAAGTAAAATAAAGTAG
- a CDS encoding DUF3037 domain-containing protein: MQDKVTFEYAIIRLAPRVEREEFFNIGVILFSKRKKFLDVKYSIDSAKLNAFSCELDLEALNNYLKSWDLICKGDKSAGVIGTFELSDRFRWLAASRSTVIQSSKTHSGLTDNPEKELEDIFEKYVL; encoded by the coding sequence ATGCAAGATAAAGTAACTTTTGAATACGCGATTATAAGATTAGCTCCTAGAGTAGAACGTGAGGAGTTTTTTAATATTGGAGTGATTTTATTTTCTAAAAGAAAAAAATTCCTTGATGTTAAATACAGCATCGACAGTGCAAAATTAAATGCTTTCTCATGCGAACTAGATCTAGAAGCTTTAAATAACTATCTAAAATCTTGGGATTTAATTTGCAAAGGAGATAAGTCTGCTGGAGTTATTGGTACGTTTGAATTATCCGATAGGTTTAGATGGTTAGCTGCATCAAGAAGTACGGTTATACAAAGTTCTAAAACGCATTCTGGTTTAACCGATAATCCAGAAAAAGAACTAGAAGATATTTTCGAAAAATATGTTTTGTAA
- a CDS encoding HipA family kinase, translating to MSKLNIRTVDVTQYITPLREGGSLPAIVKASDDFLYVLKFRGAGQGKKALIAEFIGGELARAIGLKVPELVFMNLDDSFSKTEPDEEIQDLLKFSVGLNLGLHYLSGSITFDPLASVADAKTASKVVLLDSIISNIDRTAKNPNVLNWNKELWVIDNGASFYFHHNWETWRNHLTRMFPLIKDHVLLSRATDLQNASKDIIKALDKDTIEDIINTIPEDWLLNESDTLKPNEIRAAYIEYLNAKLSMIDSLVKEAQDAR from the coding sequence ATGAGTAAACTAAATATAAGAACCGTTGATGTTACACAATACATTACGCCTTTAAGAGAAGGTGGTTCTTTACCTGCTATTGTTAAAGCTAGCGACGATTTTCTATATGTCTTAAAATTTAGAGGTGCTGGACAGGGAAAAAAAGCGTTGATTGCTGAGTTTATTGGAGGCGAATTAGCACGAGCTATTGGTTTAAAAGTGCCAGAGTTGGTATTTATGAATTTAGACGATTCGTTTAGTAAAACAGAACCAGACGAAGAAATACAAGATTTACTGAAGTTTAGCGTAGGCTTAAATTTAGGTTTACACTATTTAAGTGGTTCTATAACCTTCGATCCATTAGCGTCTGTTGCAGATGCCAAAACAGCGTCTAAAGTTGTATTATTGGATAGTATTATTAGTAATATCGACCGAACGGCTAAAAATCCAAATGTATTAAATTGGAATAAAGAATTATGGGTTATAGATAATGGTGCGAGTTTCTATTTTCATCATAATTGGGAAACATGGAGAAATCATTTAACAAGAATGTTTCCGTTAATAAAAGACCATGTGCTTTTAAGTCGTGCTACAGATTTACAGAATGCATCTAAAGACATAATAAAGGCTTTGGATAAAGACACTATTGAAGATATTATAAATACTATTCCTGAAGATTGGTTATTAAACGAATCTGACACCTTAAAACCAAACGAAATAAGAGCTGCTTATATTGAGTATTTAAATGCTAAGTTATCAATGATTGATTCACTAGTTAAAGAGGCTCAAGATGCAAGATAA
- a CDS encoding NAD(P)/FAD-dependent oxidoreductase — protein MHKKENILIIGAGLCGSLLALRLAQRGYTVNVYESRPDLRTTDISAGRSINLALSDRGLKAMRLAGVEDKVKPLCIPMYGRLVHDVEGNTFPSNYSGRDKEYINSISRGELNGLLLTEADKYENLTIHFNKKCNGIDIEKNTAALYDYQTKTEFEVKGDVLFGTDGAGSSLRKSYYLERKFLFSYSQNYLTHGYKELEIPASKEGTHLISKDYLHIWPRGEYMLIALPNLDGSFTVTLFLSYEEGKYNFKNLTTEDAIKEFFNTQFPDALALIPNIAEEFSNNPTGALGTVKCSPWHYKNKNVLLGDSAHAIVPFYGQGMNASFEDVTVFDAILDKHEGDWETIFKVYEKTRKADTDAIADLAIDNYYEMRDHVANPIFKEKRTIEMALEKEFPNDYFSKYSMVTFKEDIPYHEAMTKGRAQDKAILNLLVNKEITTSEDLNSILKKVQQETEAILQDDKIAGLK, from the coding sequence ATGCATAAAAAAGAAAACATACTAATTATAGGAGCTGGACTTTGTGGTTCTTTACTAGCATTACGTTTAGCTCAAAGAGGTTACACTGTAAACGTATACGAAAGTAGACCAGATTTACGTACTACAGATATTTCTGCAGGACGATCTATAAATTTAGCACTTTCAGATCGTGGATTAAAAGCCATGCGTCTTGCAGGTGTTGAAGACAAAGTAAAACCACTCTGCATACCAATGTATGGTCGTTTAGTTCATGATGTTGAAGGCAACACATTTCCTTCAAATTATTCTGGTCGTGATAAAGAATATATTAATTCTATATCTAGAGGAGAGCTAAACGGGTTACTACTTACTGAAGCCGATAAATATGAAAATCTAACCATTCATTTTAATAAAAAATGCAATGGTATTGATATAGAAAAGAACACTGCGGCTTTATACGACTACCAAACTAAAACGGAATTTGAAGTAAAAGGTGATGTCCTTTTTGGAACAGATGGAGCTGGTTCTTCATTAAGAAAAAGCTATTATTTAGAACGTAAATTTTTATTTAGCTACTCGCAAAACTACTTAACACATGGTTATAAGGAATTAGAAATCCCTGCTTCAAAAGAAGGAACTCACTTAATTAGTAAAGACTATTTGCACATTTGGCCAAGAGGAGAGTATATGCTTATTGCATTGCCAAATTTAGATGGAAGCTTTACAGTAACACTATTTTTAAGTTATGAAGAAGGAAAATATAATTTTAAAAACCTTACTACAGAAGACGCTATAAAGGAATTCTTTAATACACAATTTCCAGATGCATTAGCATTAATACCGAATATAGCCGAAGAATTTTCTAACAACCCAACTGGTGCCTTAGGAACAGTAAAATGTTCGCCTTGGCATTACAAAAACAAAAATGTTTTATTAGGAGATTCTGCACATGCTATTGTTCCTTTTTACGGACAAGGTATGAATGCATCTTTTGAAGATGTAACCGTTTTCGATGCTATTTTAGATAAACACGAAGGCGATTGGGAAACCATTTTTAAAGTCTACGAAAAAACTAGAAAAGCAGATACAGATGCCATTGCAGATTTAGCAATAGACAATTATTACGAAATGCGTGATCATGTTGCTAATCCTATTTTTAAAGAAAAACGTACTATTGAAATGGCTTTAGAAAAAGAATTTCCAAACGATTATTTTTCAAAATATTCTATGGTAACTTTTAAAGAAGATATTCCGTATCACGAAGCTATGACAAAAGGAAGAGCACAAGACAAAGCTATTTTAAATTTATTAGTAAATAAAGAAATTACTACAAGCGAAGATTTAAATAGTATCTTAAAAAAAGTACAACAAGAAACCGAAGCGATTTTGCAAGATGATAAGATTGCTGGATTGAAATAG